The following proteins are co-located in the Rippkaea orientalis PCC 8801 genome:
- a CDS encoding PspA/IM30 family protein: MEWLGRIGKVVQSQINTLIKEAEDPEKVLENAIAAMEQELIAMRRALAEAIATNKSAQRQFVHHQKAADKWYERAQMALEKGNEPLAREALVNRQAYQIQAQSIENQLAQQNQIIAKVKDDLRNLEHKYSQAKTQKSLYLARLRSAMASQRLQEVIGNLNPGNYSSVFEQIETRILELEAQSELTQTVNVDPLEKQFAALENNKNIDEQLANLKAKKLTSDQPSSSLPSEIEQLRAKLDQI; the protein is encoded by the coding sequence ATGGAATGGCTAGGAAGAATTGGTAAAGTTGTTCAATCGCAGATCAATACTTTAATTAAAGAAGCAGAAGATCCCGAAAAAGTTCTAGAAAACGCGATCGCAGCCATGGAACAGGAATTGATCGCGATGCGGCGAGCCTTAGCTGAAGCGATCGCCACTAATAAAAGTGCTCAACGGCAATTCGTACACCACCAAAAAGCAGCCGACAAATGGTATGAACGCGCTCAAATGGCTTTAGAAAAGGGCAATGAACCTTTAGCTAGAGAAGCCCTTGTTAACCGTCAAGCTTATCAAATACAAGCCCAAAGCATAGAAAATCAATTAGCCCAACAAAACCAGATTATCGCTAAAGTTAAAGACGATTTACGGAACTTAGAGCATAAATACAGCCAAGCCAAAACCCAAAAAAGCCTCTATCTAGCTAGACTACGTTCAGCCATGGCTTCCCAACGATTACAAGAAGTCATCGGAAATCTTAACCCAGGCAATTATAGCAGCGTTTTTGAGCAAATAGAAACCAGAATCCTTGAACTCGAAGCTCAATCAGAATTAACCCAAACTGTTAATGTAGACCCCTTAGAAAAGCAGTTTGCTGCTTTAGAAAACAACAAAAATATTGATGAGCAATTAGCCAATCTTAAAGCCAAAAAACTGACTTCGGATCAACCTTCCTCATCCTTACCTTCGGAAATTGAGCAATTAAGGGCTAAACTTGATCAAATCTAA
- a CDS encoding SUMF1/EgtB/PvdO family nonheme iron enzyme: protein MRLTSPLSKRQQLLTQLNECRCKTLELFINITDDIFCQQAHPDFSPIGWHLGHIGFTEAYWILEQCAGLSPQFSQYNCLFHAMGLPKIERQNLPTKETIFDYLQTIREQVLTYLEIAPIEQQERLWYWLLQHESQHNETISFVLQLLQRQENGFYPQLNFSNLISSQKTLSQQMVKITAGEFEMGSNTLGTQDNERPTHRVYLDDYWLDIYPVTCLEYRQFMQSRGYQKRQFWSKEGWQWLENNPVSSPLYWVESSDWDNHPVCGVSYYEAEAYANFIGKRLPTEAEWEKAASWDNLTQQKYDYPWGNTQPTSQICNFDNFVGHTTPVNTYEANCSPFGCYDMLGNVWEWTASWFVHYKGFESYPYQGYSESYFDHQHRVLRGGSWATRPWGLRNSFRNWYHPWTRQILVGFRCAK from the coding sequence TTGAGGTTAACATCACCACTGTCTAAAAGACAACAACTTTTAACGCAACTTAATGAATGTCGCTGTAAAACCCTAGAGTTATTTATTAATATAACCGATGATATTTTTTGTCAACAGGCACATCCTGATTTTAGTCCGATTGGCTGGCATTTAGGTCATATTGGCTTTACCGAAGCTTATTGGATTTTAGAACAATGTGCGGGTTTATCGCCTCAATTTTCCCAATATAATTGTCTGTTTCATGCGATGGGTTTACCCAAAATTGAGCGGCAAAATTTACCTACAAAAGAAACCATTTTTGATTATTTACAAACCATTCGAGAACAAGTCTTAACCTATTTAGAAATTGCGCCAATTGAACAACAAGAACGTCTTTGGTATTGGTTATTACAACATGAAAGTCAACACAATGAAACCATTAGTTTTGTTCTACAATTACTCCAACGTCAAGAAAACGGATTTTATCCTCAATTAAATTTTTCTAATCTAATTTCTTCCCAGAAAACTTTATCTCAACAGATGGTAAAAATTACCGCAGGAGAGTTTGAAATGGGGAGTAATACCCTGGGAACACAAGATAATGAAAGGCCAACTCATCGAGTTTATTTAGACGATTATTGGTTAGATATTTATCCCGTAACTTGTCTAGAATATCGACAATTTATGCAATCTAGGGGCTATCAAAAGCGGCAATTTTGGTCAAAGGAAGGATGGCAATGGTTAGAAAACAATCCTGTTTCTTCTCCTTTATATTGGGTTGAGTCTTCTGACTGGGATAATCACCCCGTTTGTGGAGTAAGCTACTATGAAGCAGAAGCCTATGCTAATTTTATTGGCAAGCGACTTCCGACAGAAGCAGAATGGGAAAAAGCAGCAAGTTGGGATAATTTAACTCAACAAAAATATGATTATCCTTGGGGAAATACTCAACCAACATCGCAAATTTGTAATTTTGATAATTTTGTGGGTCATACGACTCCAGTTAACACCTATGAAGCAAATTGTAGTCCCTTTGGCTGTTACGATATGTTAGGTAATGTTTGGGAGTGGACTGCTTCTTGGTTTGTTCATTATAAGGGATTTGAATCCTATCCCTATCAAGGGTATTCCGAATCTTATTTTGATCATCAACATCGGGTGTTACGCGGAGGCAGTTGGGCGACTCGTCCTTGGGGTTTACGCAATAGTTTCCGCAATTGGTATCATCCTTGGACTCGTCAAATTTTAGTTGGATTTCGTTGTGCTAAATAA
- the egtC gene encoding ergothioneine biosynthesis protein EgtC, which yields MCRLLGYFGQPIQLDRLLYQPEHSLIVQSYKPREMTAGLVNADGFGVGWYHPNKTDNPYIYKNILPIWSDINLPHLSRYVESRCVLSYVRSATPPLAVDLSNCQPFTQQKLLFIHNGFIHNFRQNLYRPLRNQLTDEVYQMIHGTTDSEHMFALILTQLQTSPNISLATALHQALIILIELAKVYHIYFSANIIISDGQQLVASRYANRSPNPTLYWLENDPSYPNSVIIASEPLFEGNWNKCPEHSIITLEEDLEVNITTV from the coding sequence ATGTGTCGTTTATTAGGTTATTTCGGTCAACCCATCCAACTCGATCGCTTATTATACCAGCCTGAACATTCGTTAATTGTTCAAAGTTATAAACCGCGTGAAATGACCGCAGGACTGGTCAATGCTGACGGGTTTGGGGTGGGTTGGTATCACCCTAATAAAACCGATAATCCCTACATTTATAAAAACATTCTGCCAATTTGGAGTGATATTAATTTACCCCATTTAAGTCGTTATGTCGAGTCCCGATGTGTCCTAAGTTATGTACGAAGTGCTACCCCACCCTTAGCTGTTGATTTAAGCAATTGTCAACCCTTTACTCAACAAAAATTATTATTTATTCATAATGGTTTTATTCATAATTTTCGTCAAAATCTGTATCGTCCCTTGCGGAATCAATTAACCGATGAAGTCTATCAAATGATTCATGGAACAACAGATTCTGAGCATATGTTTGCCTTAATTCTAACCCAACTCCAAACCTCTCCTAACATCTCTCTCGCTACCGCATTACATCAAGCATTAATCATATTAATAGAACTGGCTAAAGTCTATCATATTTATTTCTCAGCCAATATTATTATCAGTGATGGTCAACAATTAGTCGCCTCACGCTATGCTAACCGTTCTCCCAATCCTACCCTGTATTGGTTAGAAAATGATCCCTCCTATCCTAATAGTGTGATAATTGCTTCTGAACCCCTTTTTGAGGGAAACTGGAACAAATGTCCAGAGCATAGTATTATTACGCTGGAGGAAGATCTTGAGGTTAACATCACCACTGTCTAA
- a CDS encoding class I SAM-dependent methyltransferase has translation MVLRPEQRSKLDESNDTEFYSFPRFVTHVDEGFIDQLTNLYRERLQPQTRILDLMSSWVSHLPDEIEFSHLEGHGMNAEELAKNPRLNHYFVQNLNQNPKLPLDDQDFDAVLIAVSVQYLQYPEAVFTEIQRILKPGGLVIVSFSNRMFYQKAIAAWRDGTDLSRVQQVKAYFQAIPGFSQPEVIVRSSPLPSFLQMLGIMGADPFYAVITNRLEP, from the coding sequence ATGGTGTTACGGCCTGAACAAAGAAGCAAATTAGACGAAAGCAATGATACCGAGTTTTATTCCTTTCCCCGTTTCGTGACCCATGTTGATGAAGGGTTTATTGACCAATTGACCAACCTCTATCGAGAACGTCTTCAACCCCAAACTCGTATCCTTGACTTGATGAGTAGTTGGGTGTCCCATCTTCCTGATGAGATAGAATTTTCCCATCTGGAAGGCCATGGGATGAATGCAGAAGAACTGGCGAAAAATCCCCGATTAAATCATTATTTTGTTCAAAATCTCAATCAAAATCCTAAATTACCCCTTGATGATCAGGACTTTGATGCGGTCTTAATTGCTGTTTCCGTACAATATTTACAGTATCCGGAAGCGGTTTTTACGGAAATTCAACGCATCCTTAAACCAGGGGGACTTGTCATTGTTAGCTTTTCTAATCGGATGTTTTATCAAAAAGCGATCGCAGCTTGGCGTGATGGAACGGATTTAAGTCGGGTTCAACAAGTTAAAGCTTATTTTCAAGCAATTCCAGGGTTTAGTCAACCCGAAGTTATCGTCCGTTCTTCTCCTTTACCCAGTTTTCTACAAATGCTAGGTATCATGGGAGCAGACCCATTTTATGCAGTCATCACCAACCGACTAGAACCCTAA
- a CDS encoding RNA-guided endonuclease InsQ/TnpB family protein, giving the protein MLLGYCYKLRPNHHQSEKIDEWINLLRATYNWSLRDRIDTYYQRYCCGQYCDLQTKAVITPLVCLIGGASGEPWRENGKKRSPVEIQITNLPSLKKARPWYKDIDSTVLQQNLKQLNTAFDNFFKGRGFPKFKNRSRFRSFTYSMGVKLKGNKIYLPKLGWMKFYNSRPIPDGFKIKSVTVRKKADGYYVSLRIEDKSIPAFPVKNLEEIQTITGLDMGLGKLVYCSDKSAIDNPKFATNKTAKRLQKIRQRRVSRKNKYSKNKQKAQQRLSRFQHKIAVKREAYQWQTAKKIVDKSDSIAVEDLQISNMIKRCKPKYDEKTGRFLKNGQSAKRALNRLIADASWYSLTQKIEYMAAKSGKIVLRVNPRCTSQQCSVCHHIDPANREGEKFLCMNCGHIDDANFQASLNIKNKAINQYQLNIKNRTSSKKKCGDKVGRDLPEPKQLTLFETPTNELTLDKRKHHYARMSKRSEPGNLLRQLDLFDQENNPRNSATL; this is encoded by the coding sequence ATGCTGCTCGGTTACTGTTATAAGTTACGCCCTAATCACCATCAATCAGAAAAGATTGATGAATGGATTAACTTGCTTAGAGCTACTTATAATTGGTCACTGAGGGACAGAATAGATACTTACTATCAACGCTATTGTTGTGGTCAATATTGTGATTTACAAACCAAGGCAGTCATCACTCCTTTGGTCTGCTTAATTGGCGGGGCAAGCGGAGAACCTTGGCGAGAAAATGGAAAGAAAAGAAGTCCAGTTGAGATACAGATTACTAATCTTCCTAGCCTGAAAAAAGCTAGACCTTGGTATAAAGATATCGACTCAACAGTTCTGCAACAAAATCTTAAACAGTTAAACACAGCTTTCGATAACTTTTTCAAAGGACGAGGTTTCCCTAAGTTTAAGAATCGGAGTCGATTTCGCTCTTTCACTTATTCAATGGGGGTAAAATTAAAAGGAAATAAAATCTATTTACCCAAGTTGGGATGGATGAAATTCTATAATTCTCGTCCTATTCCCGATGGGTTTAAAATCAAATCTGTTACGGTGAGAAAAAAGGCTGATGGTTATTATGTTTCTCTCAGGATAGAAGATAAATCAATTCCGGCATTTCCTGTTAAAAATTTAGAAGAAATTCAAACAATAACAGGATTAGATATGGGATTAGGAAAGCTAGTTTATTGCTCAGATAAATCAGCTATTGATAACCCTAAATTTGCTACTAATAAGACAGCTAAAAGATTACAAAAAATTCGTCAAAGGAGAGTAAGTCGTAAAAATAAATACTCTAAAAACAAACAAAAAGCCCAACAGAGATTATCTCGTTTTCAACACAAAATTGCTGTTAAAAGAGAAGCCTATCAATGGCAAACAGCTAAAAAGATTGTTGATAAATCTGATAGCATAGCGGTAGAAGATCTGCAAATTTCTAACATGATTAAGAGGTGTAAGCCTAAATATGATGAAAAAACGGGGAGGTTTCTTAAAAATGGTCAAAGTGCAAAACGCGCCTTGAATAGATTAATTGCTGATGCTTCTTGGTATTCATTAACCCAAAAAATTGAGTACATGGCTGCAAAGTCAGGAAAAATTGTTTTAAGGGTTAATCCTCGTTGTACGAGTCAACAATGTTCGGTTTGTCATCATATAGATCCAGCTAATAGAGAAGGGGAAAAGTTCCTATGTATGAACTGTGGTCATATCGATGATGCAAATTTTCAAGCATCTTTAAATATCAAGAATAAAGCAATCAATCAGTATCAATTAAACATAAAAAACCGCACTTCTTCTAAGAAGAAATGCGGTGATAAGGTAGGGAGGGACTTGCCCGAACCCAAGCAACTAACGTTGTTTGAAACGCCCACCAATGAGCTAACATTGGATAAAAGGAAACATCACTACGCTCGTATGAGCAAACGTAGTGAGCCTGGGAACTTGCTAAGACAATTAGATTTGTTTGATCAAGAAAATAACCCGCGCAACAGCGCGACGTTATGA
- the tnpA gene encoding IS200/IS605 family transposase: MTQQYRKLAHTVSLVNYHLVWIPKRRKKVLVGDVEKRLRQIISEVCQENDWIIIALEIMPDHVHLLVNVPPTVAPHKVVKAIKGRSSCYLRQEFPHLMKIPSLWTHSYFVSTTGNVSSETIRRYIEEQRHHDVT, translated from the coding sequence ATGACACAACAATATCGAAAACTTGCTCACACTGTTTCTTTGGTCAATTATCATCTCGTTTGGATACCGAAACGTCGCAAAAAAGTCTTAGTTGGAGATGTAGAAAAACGATTACGTCAAATCATCTCGGAAGTATGCCAAGAAAATGATTGGATTATTATTGCTCTAGAAATTATGCCTGACCATGTTCATTTATTGGTTAATGTTCCTCCTACTGTCGCTCCCCACAAAGTAGTTAAAGCGATTAAAGGCAGAAGTTCTTGCTATTTAAGACAAGAATTTCCTCACTTGATGAAGATTCCTAGTCTTTGGACTCATTCTTATTTTGTTTCTACGACTGGTAACGTTTCCTCTGAAACGATTCGTCGTTATATTGAAGAACAGAGACATCACGATGTTACTTAA
- a CDS encoding retropepsin-like domain-containing protein produces MELYKNEYIAYNENGIISHSENLSEVIEMANSSGEKYSIYLVPPCPQSLQILPIHFRSVVRHSWQPNYLVKLKHHEKEIITTMLVNSGAEVSLISLKLGQDLGLGLADAESTLLAQTIGGSVEYVLRNLEITIDQHTFIAPVAWLQNTTETEQLLLGREVVFDQFDIEFKQAEEKIIFTWRNSS; encoded by the coding sequence ATAGAATTATATAAAAATGAATATATTGCCTATAATGAAAATGGGATTATTAGCCACAGTGAAAACCTATCAGAAGTTATCGAAATGGCTAACTCATCAGGGGAAAAATATAGTATTTATTTAGTGCCTCCCTGTCCTCAGTCTCTGCAAATTTTACCGATTCACTTCCGTTCAGTTGTTCGTCATAGCTGGCAGCCTAATTATTTAGTAAAACTAAAACATCATGAAAAAGAAATTATAACAACTATGTTAGTTAATTCAGGAGCAGAAGTGAGTCTTATTTCTTTGAAATTAGGGCAAGATTTAGGATTAGGTTTAGCGGATGCAGAATCAACTTTATTAGCGCAAACTATTGGAGGAAGTGTAGAATATGTTTTGCGTAATTTAGAAATAACCATTGATCAACATACCTTTATTGCCCCGGTTGCTTGGTTACAAAATACCACCGAAACCGAACAACTATTATTAGGACGAGAAGTTGTCTTTGATCAATTTGACATTGAATTTAAACAAGCAGAAGAAAAAATTATCTTTACTTGGCGTAATTCTTCATAA
- the serS gene encoding serine--tRNA ligase, with protein sequence MLDLKQIRENPDYIQELLNRRSASNEYDLTPILDRDRQQRDIEATRTQLQARSNEIGKLIGQKMKSGINPQSEEIQALKTEGNDLKTQLSELEPQEKQLKSEIEALLLQLPNLPSESTPLGKSEADNVEVRRWGDEYLPKIEVLPHWEIAERLGILEVERAVKIAQSRFIALVGAGAALERALINFMLDCQINAGYLEVIPPVLINSDSLQGTGQLPKFAEESFKCSEDDLWLAPTAEVPVTNLYRDEIVEAEQLPIKHCAYTPCFRREAGSYGKDTRGLIRLHQFNKVELVKLVHPETSEAEHQSLVNNAEAILQALKLPYRVLELCTGDLGFGATKCYDLEVWLPSSGTYREISSCSNCGDFQARRANIRLKEKGKKGTQYVHTLNGSGLAVGRTMAAILENYQQSNGTVKVPDVLQPYLKREIL encoded by the coding sequence GTGTTAGACCTAAAGCAGATACGAGAAAATCCAGACTACATTCAAGAATTGCTTAATCGTCGCAGTGCGTCCAATGAATACGATCTTACGCCCATTTTAGACCGCGATCGCCAACAACGGGACATCGAGGCTACCCGAACCCAATTACAAGCGCGTAGCAACGAAATTGGCAAACTCATCGGTCAAAAGATGAAAAGTGGCATTAACCCCCAAAGCGAGGAAATTCAAGCCTTAAAAACAGAAGGAAATGACCTCAAAACTCAGCTAAGCGAGTTAGAACCCCAAGAAAAGCAGCTAAAAAGCGAAATAGAAGCCTTATTACTCCAATTACCCAACCTTCCCAGTGAGTCCACCCCCCTTGGCAAAAGCGAAGCAGACAACGTAGAAGTTCGTCGTTGGGGAGATGAGTATTTACCGAAAATAGAAGTCCTCCCCCACTGGGAAATTGCAGAAAGATTAGGCATTTTAGAGGTAGAACGGGCAGTAAAAATCGCTCAGAGTCGCTTTATCGCCCTAGTGGGTGCAGGGGCAGCCCTAGAACGCGCCTTAATCAATTTTATGCTAGATTGTCAGATCAACGCGGGGTATCTCGAAGTTATTCCCCCCGTTTTGATTAATAGCGACTCCCTCCAAGGAACCGGACAATTGCCCAAATTTGCGGAAGAAAGCTTTAAATGCAGCGAAGATGACCTCTGGTTAGCCCCCACCGCAGAAGTCCCCGTCACTAACCTCTATCGAGACGAAATTGTAGAAGCTGAACAACTCCCCATCAAACATTGTGCCTATACCCCTTGTTTTCGGCGAGAAGCGGGCAGTTATGGTAAGGATACTCGTGGCTTAATCCGATTACACCAGTTTAATAAGGTAGAATTGGTCAAGCTGGTTCATCCTGAGACTTCCGAAGCAGAACACCAAAGCTTAGTCAACAACGCAGAAGCCATTTTACAGGCGTTAAAGCTGCCCTATCGGGTTTTAGAACTGTGTACAGGGGATTTAGGCTTTGGGGCTACTAAATGCTACGATTTAGAGGTATGGTTGCCGTCGTCAGGAACCTATCGAGAGATTTCCAGTTGTTCCAATTGTGGTGATTTTCAGGCAAGACGGGCGAATATTCGCTTAAAAGAAAAAGGGAAAAAAGGAACCCAATATGTCCATACCTTGAACGGTTCAGGGTTAGCAGTCGGACGAACAATGGCTGCTATTTTAGAGAATTATCAACAGTCCAATGGAACGGTTAAAGTTCCTGATGTTTTGCAACCCTATTTAAAGCGAGAGATTTTGTAA
- a CDS encoding type II toxin-antitoxin system RelE family toxin, with protein MSEDTPSISIFFSDEFKNRLRILAKRYRSIRNDLQPLIDQLQLGNFIGDQISGTKYTVFKVRLKNSDIQKGKSSGYRVIYQLQNNSCILMILIYSKSDEADISATQIREIIERFR; from the coding sequence ATGTCTGAAGATACTCCTTCTATTTCAATTTTTTTTTCGGATGAATTTAAAAATCGTCTCCGTATCTTAGCAAAACGGTATCGTAGTATTCGCAATGACTTACAACCCCTTATCGATCAACTTCAGTTAGGGAATTTTATCGGTGATCAAATTTCAGGAACAAAGTATACTGTTTTTAAAGTTAGGCTCAAAAATAGCGACATTCAAAAGGGCAAAAGTAGTGGATATCGTGTGATTTATCAACTTCAAAACAATTCTTGTATTTTAATGATTTTAATCTATTCTAAATCTGACGAGGCGGATATTTCAGCTACTCAAATTCGAGAGATAATCGAGAGATTTAGATGA
- the rsgA gene encoding small ribosomal subunit biogenesis GTPase RsgA, whose protein sequence is MSKLNSHDLASETVVSEIVGTVVAVQANFYQVRLDQDIILENSSKTHYLLCTRRTRLKKIGQKVMVGDRVIIEEPDYQDGRGAIAQVFPRKTELSRPPVANAEQILLVFALENPPLDPWQLSRFLVKAESTSLSLCLCFNKLDLITDTQRQQWQERLEKWGYKPLFISIMTDQGLEALTDCLRGKITILAGPSGVGKSSLINTLIPEVEQRVGKVSGKLNKGRHTTRHVELFELPGGGLLADTPGFNQPDLDCDPQELALYFPEAKAQLNQGNCQFNDCLHRGEPNCVINNDWERYEHYLMFLEEAINRQETLQKMGDEETNLKLKIKASGQEYYEPKLETKKYRRRSRREKHQTLQGLYDHQSLDDFEHDNDQEL, encoded by the coding sequence GTGAGTAAGTTGAACAGCCATGATCTTGCTTCTGAAACTGTTGTCTCTGAAATTGTGGGGACAGTGGTCGCTGTGCAAGCGAATTTTTATCAAGTTCGATTAGATCAAGATATTATCCTAGAAAATAGTTCAAAAACCCATTATTTACTCTGTACACGGCGCACTCGGTTAAAGAAAATTGGGCAAAAGGTGATGGTGGGCGATCGCGTTATCATCGAAGAACCAGACTATCAAGATGGACGAGGAGCGATCGCTCAAGTCTTCCCGCGAAAAACCGAGTTGTCTCGTCCTCCTGTGGCTAATGCTGAGCAAATTCTCCTGGTTTTTGCCCTAGAAAATCCTCCCCTCGATCCCTGGCAATTAAGTCGATTTTTGGTTAAAGCCGAATCAACCTCATTATCTCTGTGTTTGTGTTTCAATAAGTTGGATTTAATTACTGATACCCAACGTCAGCAATGGCAGGAACGCTTGGAAAAATGGGGCTACAAGCCTCTGTTTATTAGTATTATGACTGATCAGGGGTTAGAAGCGTTAACGGACTGTTTACGGGGCAAAATCACCATCCTCGCAGGACCTTCGGGGGTGGGTAAATCGAGTCTGATTAATACCTTAATCCCAGAGGTGGAGCAACGAGTGGGCAAAGTGTCGGGTAAACTCAATAAAGGTCGTCATACCACCCGTCATGTAGAATTATTTGAACTTCCTGGGGGGGGATTATTGGCTGATACTCCTGGCTTTAATCAACCTGATCTTGATTGTGATCCTCAAGAATTAGCCTTGTATTTTCCTGAAGCAAAAGCGCAATTAAATCAAGGAAATTGTCAGTTTAATGACTGTTTACATCGGGGAGAACCTAACTGTGTTATTAATAATGATTGGGAACGGTACGAGCATTATTTAATGTTTTTAGAAGAGGCAATTAATCGACAAGAAACACTACAAAAAATGGGGGACGAAGAAACCAATCTGAAGTTAAAAATTAAAGCTTCGGGACAGGAATATTATGAACCGAAGTTAGAAACTAAAAAATATCGCCGTCGTTCCCGTCGAGAAAAACATCAAACCTTACAGGGACTATACGATCATCAAAGCTTGGACGATTTTGAACACGATAATGATCAGGAATTGTGA
- a CDS encoding sulfurtransferase TusA family protein, which yields MNPMTTDPLLLDLRGTPCPINFVRTKLKLEQMSPGELLEVWLDGGEPIEQVPDSLTMEGYQITAIEDRQEFFSLKVYRP from the coding sequence ATGAACCCTATGACCACTGATCCCCTTTTGTTGGATTTACGGGGAACTCCCTGCCCCATCAATTTCGTTCGCACTAAACTAAAATTAGAGCAGATGTCTCCAGGGGAATTATTAGAAGTTTGGCTCGATGGGGGAGAACCCATTGAGCAGGTTCCTGATAGTCTCACCATGGAAGGCTATCAGATTACAGCGATCGAAGATCGTCAGGAGTTTTTCTCCCTTAAGGTCTATCGTCCCTAG
- the dnaJ gene encoding molecular chaperone DnaJ, which yields MSGDYYETLGVDRNASKEDIKRAYRRLARKYHPDINKEAGAEDRFKEINRAYEVLSEPETRARYDQFGEAGVSGAGAAGFDYGDMGGFADIFETIFSGFGGGVGTGSTRRRTGPTRGDDLRLDLKLDFREAIFGGEKEIRIPHLETCQVCNGSGAKPGTGSRTCSTCNGAGQVRRATRTPFGSFAQVSTCPDCNGAGQVIEQKCDACGGAGRKQETKKLKITIPAGVDNGTRLRVGKEGDAGTRGGTPGDLYVYLFVEPDKEFTREGMNIHSEITISYLQAILGCKLQINTVDGPQELVIPAGTQPNTELMLEDHGVPKLGNSAIRGDHLINVKIAIPTRINNEERELLEKLAHIKGQSHGKGGLEGFLGSLFHK from the coding sequence ATGTCAGGTGACTATTACGAAACTCTTGGCGTTGACCGAAATGCCAGCAAAGAAGATATTAAGCGTGCCTACCGCCGTCTAGCGCGAAAATACCACCCCGACATTAACAAAGAAGCGGGGGCAGAAGACCGTTTTAAAGAAATTAATCGCGCTTACGAAGTCCTCTCAGAACCGGAAACCCGTGCACGTTATGATCAATTCGGAGAAGCCGGAGTCAGTGGTGCAGGGGCTGCCGGATTCGACTATGGTGATATGGGTGGCTTTGCTGATATTTTTGAAACCATTTTTAGCGGTTTTGGCGGTGGTGTAGGAACAGGTAGCACCCGCCGCCGTACAGGACCGACGCGAGGAGATGATCTACGACTCGATCTTAAACTCGATTTCCGTGAAGCCATTTTTGGAGGGGAAAAGGAAATTCGCATCCCCCATTTAGAAACTTGTCAAGTCTGTAATGGTAGCGGCGCAAAACCCGGAACCGGTTCTCGCACTTGTAGCACCTGTAACGGGGCTGGACAAGTTCGCCGCGCTACACGGACTCCTTTTGGCAGTTTTGCTCAAGTTTCTACCTGCCCTGATTGTAACGGGGCTGGACAAGTCATTGAACAAAAGTGTGACGCTTGCGGTGGCGCAGGCCGCAAACAAGAAACGAAAAAACTCAAGATCACCATCCCCGCCGGGGTAGACAATGGCACCCGTTTAAGAGTGGGCAAAGAAGGCGATGCCGGAACCCGTGGGGGAACGCCTGGCGATCTCTACGTTTACCTGTTTGTGGAACCCGATAAGGAATTTACCCGCGAGGGCATGAATATTCACTCGGAAATTACCATCAGTTATCTACAAGCAATCCTAGGGTGTAAGTTACAAATTAATACGGTAGATGGCCCCCAAGAGTTGGTCATTCCCGCAGGAACCCAACCCAATACGGAACTCATGCTTGAAGATCACGGGGTTCCGAAATTGGGTAACTCGGCTATTCGAGGGGATCACCTGATTAATGTTAAAATTGCCATTCCTACCCGCATTAATAACGAAGAACGGGAACTGCTCGAAAAATTAGCCCACATCAAGGGTCAAAGTCACGGCAAAGGCGGTTTAGAAGGCTTTTTAGGGAGCTTATTTCATAAATGA